TAGACCCAAACAGTCAATATGAAGCAACAGTTTTTACAGATGATAAAGAAATCAAGACCAGAACTAAAGTAGCTATAGATTCAAGAACTTTAACGTCAAAAGATATCATTAAAAAGACCTTAGAAAGACACCAAGGCATGGCTCTAATCATAAAAAAAGTAGAATAGTTTACTGAAACATATAAAGCGGATGTCGCTTTTGTTTGGTAGAAAAGCCGTAAACTGTTTAGATTATAAGCTATCAGTCATATTATTAATAAGAATTCCTGTTGAAAATCTTTAAACACTCCCATTTGAAAATGAGCATTTGCAAATCAAAGTTTCTTGCACCGCTTTTTTTAGGCACATTATTATTGATTGGTTGTCAAAAACCGGAACTCAAAAGGCCTAATATTCTAATCATTGCAGTGGACGATTTACGTCCAGAATTAAAGAGTTTTGGGAAAGATTATATCTCTTCGCCAAATATTGACCAATTAGCCGAAAGTGGAGTTTCTTTTCAAAAACATTATGTCAATGCCCCTAGTTGCGGCCCTTCTAGATATACGCTGCTAACAGGACTTTATGGCCCTTCTGATAATTATGCATTATTTAAAAGAGCAGAAAAGTTAGCAAAAGGCCAAGACATAAAGCCCAGCATGCCTGAATGGTTTAGAGGGAATGGCTATACCACAGTTTCGGTCGGCAAAGTCTCACATCATCCGGGTGGAAGAGGTGGAGACGACTGGGATGACAATAACATTATAGAAATGCCAGGAGCATGGGACAAACATCTACTTCCTGCAGGTGAATGGAAACACCCAAGAGGTGTGATGCATGGTTTAGCAAATGGAGAAATAAGAGAAGTTTCCGCTGAAATGGATGTTTATCAAACTAAAGATGGTGATGACAATATTTATCCTGACGGATTGATTACCGATGAAGCTTTAAAGCAGATCGGCGAATTAAGCAGTGATAACACAAAACCTTTTTTCTTGGCCGTAGGCTTAATAAAACCTCACCTACCTTTTGGTGCTCCATCACAATACTTTGAGCAATACAAAAACATGGAACTCCCTCCTATTCAACATCCTGAAAAACCTGAAGGTAAAAGCACTTGGCATGGTTCGGGTGAATTTAACCAGTATAATAATTGGGGGAAAAATGGCAATACGG
This sequence is a window from Arcticibacterium luteifluviistationis. Protein-coding genes within it:
- a CDS encoding sulfatase, which gives rise to MSICKSKFLAPLFLGTLLLIGCQKPELKRPNILIIAVDDLRPELKSFGKDYISSPNIDQLAESGVSFQKHYVNAPSCGPSRYTLLTGLYGPSDNYALFKRAEKLAKGQDIKPSMPEWFRGNGYTTVSVGKVSHHPGGRGGDDWDDNNIIEMPGAWDKHLLPAGEWKHPRGVMHGLANGEIREVSAEMDVYQTKDGDDNIYPDGLITDEALKQIGELSSDNTKPFFLAVGLIKPHLPFGAPSQYFEQYKNMELPPIQHPEKPEGKSTWHGSGEFNQYNNWGKNGNTDAQFADDVRKHYAACVSYADAQVGKILAELKRTGADKNTIVILWGDHGYHLGEHAIWGKHSLFEESLHSPMIIHYPGMKTKNQKTNAIVETLDIFPTLCDLAGVETPKFVQGQSLRPIIEKPTSAGHYAYAYTKSNMLKTVKTNTHRMIQHEDGFIELYDEASETVNVADKYPDVVEELKGKLLERLGK